Proteins encoded together in one Hevea brasiliensis isolate MT/VB/25A 57/8 chromosome 16, ASM3005281v1, whole genome shotgun sequence window:
- the LOC110635019 gene encoding protein PMR5, translated as MPIGSEMSLFFTQSSGNLANRYWCLIILCLVVLEMQIASSALIMSLRNHHKKQHNRRPMLQANQSTCALFVGTWVKDDTYPLYESSNCPFIDPQFNCQMYGRPDSDYLKYRWQPLNCELPRFNGLEFLEKMRGKTVMFVGDSLGRNQYESLICIILAGVPATTSTQMSRGEPVSIFKFLDYGISIVYYKAPYLVDIDVVQGKRILKLEDISGNGNAWRNADVLLFNTGHWWIHQGGEQGWDYMESGGTYYKDMDRLVALEKGLRTWANWIDSNIDSSSTRVFFQSISPTHYDPSEWSGVATGVASTKNCYGETTPMSGTVNPREYPDQMRVVDDVITDMHNPAYLLDITMLSQLRKDCHPSIYSGDLSPEQRANPYRSADCSHWCLPGLPDTWNQLFYTALLF; from the exons ATGCCTATAGGTTCTGAAATGTCTCTGTTCTTCACCCAATCTTCTGGCAATCTTGCTAATAGATATTGGTGTTTGATAATTCTATGTTTAGTGGTGTTAGAAATGCAGATTGCTTCTTCAGCTTTGATAATGAGCTTAAGGAACCACCATAAGAAGCAGCACAACAGAAGACCAATGTTGCAAGCTAATCAGAGCACTTGTGCATTGTTTGTGGGCACTTGGGTTAAGGATGACACTTACCCTCTTTACGAATCTTCTAATTGTCCCTTTATAGACCCTCAATTCAATTGCCAAATGTACGGTCGGCCGGACTCCGATTACCTCAAATATAGATGGCAGCCTCTCAATTGTGAACTCCCAAG GTTCAACGGGCTTGAATTTCTGGAAAAAATGAGAGGGAAAACGGTGATGTTTGTGGGTGACTCGCTTGGGCGGAATCAATATGAGTCCTTGATTTGCATCATTTTAGCTGGGGTGCCTGCAACAACTTCAACGCAAATGAGCAGAGGAGAGCCTGTTTCCATCTTCAAGTTCTTG GACTATGGCATTTCCATTGTGTATTACAAAGCTCCATATCTGGTGGACATAGATGTGGTGCAAGGGAAGAGAATCCTAAAACTGGAGGACATTTCAGGCAATGGAAATGCCTGGCGCAACGCTGACGTTTTATTGTTTAACACGGGTCATTGGTGGATTCACCAAGGAGGTGAACAAGG ATGGGATTACATGGAATCAGGGGGCACCTATTACAAAGACATGGATCGTTTGGTTGCTTTGGAGAAAGGGCTAAGAACATGGGCCAATTGGATTGATTCCAACATTGACTCTTCTTCAACTAGGGTTTTTTTCCAGTCTATCTCCCCTACACATTACGA TCCCAGTGAATGGAGCGGCGTGGCAACGGGGGTGGCTTCAACAAAAAATTGTTACGGTGAGACGACACCGATGAGTGGAACAGTAAATCCAAGGGAATACCCAGATCAAATGAGAGTGGTGGATGATGTAATTACGGACATGCATAACCCTGCATATTTGCTAGACATTACAATGCTTTCTCAACTGAGGAAAGATTGCCATCCATCCATATATAGTGGTGACTTGAGCCCTGAGCAGAGGGCTAACCCTTACCGATCAGCTGACTGTAGCCATTGGTGCCTTCCTGGGCTTCCTGATACTTGGAACCAATTATTCTACACTGCTTTGTTGTTTTAA